The DNA region CGGCGGCGGAGGGCAGCGCCTGCTTGACGTAGGAGCGCAGCAGGTCGATCAGCCCGTCGGTGGAGTGGAGTTCGGGGTCGACCAGGAGCGGGTGGTAGTAGCGGTGGAGGCCGGGCGCCTCCAGGTCCCAGTCGACGACCAGGACGCGCAGGCCCCGGCTGGCGAGGATCCAGCCGACGTTGGCGAGTGCCATGGTCCGGCCGGTGCCGCCCTTGAACGAGTAGAACGTGACGACCGAACCCGGTTCGCCGCGTCCAGGCTCCGTGCCGGGCTCAGTGCTCATCGTCCGTCTCCCCTCAGCGGGACAGAGCCGTCGTGGCCGCCCGGGCGCTGGCCGGGCACGTCCTTCGGTGTCGGTTCGGGATCTCGGCGCGCGGACGGGCTCCGCGGCGGACCGGAGGGGCCGGGCGGGCCGGCCGGGATGGTCAGCCCGGGCATGTCAGGGCCGCCGCCCGGGCCGAAGCCGAAGGCGTCGCCGCCATCGTCCCCCCAATCCAGGTTGTCGTCCATGAGCTTGTTCTGAGCGACCGTCACCATGATGGCGAGGTCGCTGTCGAAGCTCTCCCGGTTCACTTTCACGCGGAACAGGTGCTCCGGGTCACGCCGGCGCAACCAGTTGCGACGGAACACGCCGCGCACGCCGACCCACGGCGCTTCGCGCTCCCCGTCCGGGTCGTTGCCGCCGATCGGCACCACCACTCCGGTGACCGGGTGGTTCTGGTCGTCGTACGCGCGCAGGGCGGCCCGGTAGCGCTCGCTGTCGGCCGCCCAGGGGTCCACCAGCAGCACGCTGACCTGGCTGTCCTCGCGGGCCTGGTCGAGTTTCTCGCCGAGCCCGGCGTCGATCTCCTCCAGCGTGGTGGTGTGCCCGGCGTTGGTGATCACCTGCTGGGCGCGGGCGGCCAGTGACGGCTGGGCGGGCGGGTAGAACGGCGCCCAGTGCCAGGGCCTGGCGCCGTACCAGCCGCCCGCGTAGGAGCCGCCCTCGGCGGCGGCCTCCGAGGCCCGGCCGGCCGCGATGAACAGCCGCACCATGCCGGGTTCGGTGGCGGGCGCCGGCGCGGCCGGTCCGGGGAAGTAGCCGCGGACGGCGTCGAGGTCGAACTCGGGCAGTTCGGCGAGCCGCCGCACGGCCGCGTCCCGGATCCGTCCGGCGACCACCCGGACGACCTGCCGGTAGGCGTCCTGCTGGGCGGTGCGCAGCAGGGCGCGCAGGCCGTGCCGGGCGTAGGCGTCCCCCATGTCGGGCTGGGCCCACTGGATCTTGGTGACCTCGGTGACCAGGTCGGCGGGGGCGACCGGCTCCCAGAGCACCGGGATCAGCGCGGAGACCAGTTCCGCGGTCTCCTCGTGGTGGCGCCGGACCCGGCCGCGGAAGGCCGTCCACTCCTTGCCGCAGTACAGGCTGGCGAAGTAGGCCGGGGAGTAGAGCGCGACCATGGTGCGGCTGCGGCCGAGCATCAGGGCCAGCTTCTCGGCCCACTCGTCGCCCAGGCGCAGCCGTTCGGTGTCCCGGAAGGCGAGTTCGTCGGCCTGGACGGCCGGTCCGAGGACGCGGCCGAGTTCGTCCCGCAGGTCGTTGAAGAACTGGTCGACGAAGGCGTCCCCCGCCTCGAAGTCCCGACGCGCGTAGCTGAAGAAGAAGTACGGCCGCTGCTGTTCCCGTTCACTCACCTGTTCCCCCCGACCCTGACGGTGCCGTGACGGCGCTGGTCTCCTACCCAGCATGTCGTGAACTGCACCAGTGGGGTGGGGAGTTGGTGATATTTCCCGACCTTCGGAGGTTTAGCCGACGGTCAGCGGCCGGTCAGCGGGGTTCGAGTCAGCGGAGTTCGAGCGCCGACTGGAAGGCGGCGAGCGGCTCCGCGCCGGGGGTCACGGCGTCCGCCACGACCCGGCGCAGCAGGTCGCCGAGGACGGTGTCGGGCAGGGCGTCGAGTTCGTCGAGCGGCAGGGCGGTGACGTCGACCAGGTCAGAGCCGAGTCCAGCGGCGGTTTCCGCACCGGTGACGCCCATCAGTCCCTCACTCGATCGTGCCGGCACAGCGGGCTGCCGGCCGGAAGAACGATCGACCCAGGTCCGCGACGCGCACATCCTACACAAATCGGTGACGCTGCGTCAGTTCCGTGTACTCGCCGCGCCCGGACGCGGTACGGACGGAGCAGCCCGGCGGTCACGGGCAGAGCCGTTCCACCCGCCAGCCGGTCGGGTCGGCCGGGTCGGCGAGGTAGCGCAGCCGGTCGTGCAGCCGGTTCTCGCGCCCCTGCCAGAACTCCACGCTCTCCGGGACGACCCGGTAGCCGCCCCAGAACGGCGGGACGGGGACGCCCTCGCCCTCGGGGTAGCGGCGCTCCAGGTCGGCGTAGCGCTGTTCGAGGACCTCGCGGCCGCTGACCGGGCTGGACTGCTCGCTGGCCCAGGCGCCGAGCTGGGAGCCGTGCGGGCGGGTGCGGAAGTAGGCGGCGGTCTCGTCCCGGCCGACCTTCTCGACCCGGCCCTGGACGATCACCTGGCGGGCCAGCGCGATCCACGGGAAGAGCAGCCCGGCGTACGGGTTGGCGGCGAGCTCGGAGCCCTTGCGGGAGCCGTAGTTGGTGAAGAACACGAAGCCGCGCGCGTCGTAGCCCTTGAGCAGCACGGTGCGCGAGCTGGGCCGGCCCTGGGCGTCGGCGGTGGAGAGCACCATGGCGTTGGGTTCCACCACGCCGGCGCCGTCCGCCTCCAGGAACCAGCGGGTGAACTGGCCGATCGGCTCGGGCGCGAGTTGCTCCTCGGTCAGACCCTCGTGGGTGTAGTGCTTGCGCATCACGGTGAGGTCCGGACCGGGGCTGGCCGCGTCGGCCAGGGTCCGGATGGCGGGGCTCAGGGGCGTCGACTGGGCGCGTTCCGGGGTCTGCACGCCAACATCATCCCGTACGACAAGCAACCGGCACCGCTACCTCCGGACAAACCCCGGTCGGAGTTATGGTGACTCGCCACCGCTTGGCCGCCCGCCGTACGGGGAATTGTCCGGAACCGGGCGTTTGGTTCCGGGAATCCCCCGGGCACGACCGACCCCTCGGCGGAAAGGTCAAGCGGTCCTACGGGAAACATCACCGCGGTGGTGTATGGCGCAATGCACCCCGTGCCTGTCACTCTGGCACCGAGTGCCAACCACGATTCGGTCACTGGCGCGCCGCCCCACCACGGCGGAGCGCCGATCGCAGAACTGAAGGAGCCGTCGCATGTCCGATTTCGTACCCGGGCTTGAGGGAGTCGTCGCGTTCGAGAGCGAGATCGCCGAACCCGACCGTGAAGGCGGCGCCCTGCGGTACCGCGGTGTCGACATCGACGACCTGGTCGGCCACGTCTCCTTCGGCCACGTCTGGGGCCTGCTGGTGGACGGC from Kitasatospora cathayae includes:
- a CDS encoding TIR-like protein FxsC: MSEREQQRPYFFFSYARRDFEAGDAFVDQFFNDLRDELGRVLGPAVQADELAFRDTERLRLGDEWAEKLALMLGRSRTMVALYSPAYFASLYCGKEWTAFRGRVRRHHEETAELVSALIPVLWEPVAPADLVTEVTKIQWAQPDMGDAYARHGLRALLRTAQQDAYRQVVRVVAGRIRDAAVRRLAELPEFDLDAVRGYFPGPAAPAPATEPGMVRLFIAAGRASEAAAEGGSYAGGWYGARPWHWAPFYPPAQPSLAARAQQVITNAGHTTTLEEIDAGLGEKLDQAREDSQVSVLLVDPWAADSERYRAALRAYDDQNHPVTGVVVPIGGNDPDGEREAPWVGVRGVFRRNWLRRRDPEHLFRVKVNRESFDSDLAIMVTVAQNKLMDDNLDWGDDGGDAFGFGPGGGPDMPGLTIPAGPPGPSGPPRSPSARRDPEPTPKDVPGQRPGGHDGSVPLRGDGR
- the fxsA gene encoding FxSxx-COOH cyclophane-containing RiPP peptide, producing the protein MGVTGAETAAGLGSDLVDVTALPLDELDALPDTVLGDLLRRVVADAVTPGAEPLAAFQSALELR
- the pdxH gene encoding pyridoxamine 5'-phosphate oxidase — encoded protein: MRKHYTHEGLTEEQLAPEPIGQFTRWFLEADGAGVVEPNAMVLSTADAQGRPSSRTVLLKGYDARGFVFFTNYGSRKGSELAANPYAGLLFPWIALARQVIVQGRVEKVGRDETAAYFRTRPHGSQLGAWASEQSSPVSGREVLEQRYADLERRYPEGEGVPVPPFWGGYRVVPESVEFWQGRENRLHDRLRYLADPADPTGWRVERLCP